The following are encoded in a window of Impatiens glandulifera chromosome 5, dImpGla2.1, whole genome shotgun sequence genomic DNA:
- the LOC124937507 gene encoding eIF5-mimic protein 1 — protein MSSKEKPTLGGTRIKTRKRNITAPLDPAAFADAVVQVYLDNAGDLELVLKSIESADLNFSRYGDTFFEVIFTGGRTQPGTIKPDEGERHPYSIIDCEPKREAILPSVLYIQKILRRKPFLIKNLENVIQRLLQSLELFEEDGPKKMAIFTALAFSQKLSGLPPETVFQPLLKDNLVAKGIVLLFVTDFFREYLVDNSVDDLISVLKRGKIEDNLLDFFPSSKRTAEALTEHFKKEGLLSLAEYNEKKMFEVKIKEMKAALTSQIAEEAEISDVIDIVKQHVKDAKLPDVEIVRVLWDILMDAVQWSGKNQQQNANSALRQVKTWAKLLSAFCTSGKLELELMYKVQTQCYEDAKLMKIFPDIVRSLYDQDVLAEDTVLHWFSKGTNPRGRQTFVKAMEPFVKWLEEAEEEED, from the exons TGGCACGCGGATTAAGACCCGCAAACGGAATATTACAGCTCCTCTGGACCCTGCAGCATTTGCGGATGCAGTGGTCCAGGTTTATCTGGATAATGCTGGTGATCTG GAACTTGTCTTAAAGAGCATTGAGTCTGCAGACCTTAACTTCTCTAGATATGGCGACACTTTCTTTGAG GTCATCTTCACTGGTGGACGTACACAACCTGGCACAATTAAACCTGATGAGGGGGAGCGCCATCCTTACTCTATTATAGACTGTGAGCCAAAACGTGAAGCCATATTACCATCTGTACTCTACATACAGAAGATTCTGAGGAGAAAGCCTTTTCTCATTAAGAATCTTGAAAATGTTATCCAGAGATTGCTACAGTCTCTCGAGCTTTTTGAGGAAGATGGGCCGAAGAAAATGGCAATTTTCACAGCACTTGCCTTCTCCCAGAAGCTGTCAGGTCTACCACCAGAGACAGTATTTCAGCCACTTCTCAAGGATAATCTCGTGGCAAAAGGGATAGTGCTTTTATTTGTGACTGACTTCTTTCGGGAGTATCTCGTTGATAATAGTGTCGATGATTTGATTTCAGTTCTGAAACGGGGGAAGATTGAGGATAATCTCCTCGACTTTTTCCCATCTTCTAAGAGAACTGCTGAAGCATTAACTGAGCATTTTAA gAAGGAAGGATTGTTATCATTGGCTGAATACaatgagaaaaaaatgtttgagGTGAAGATAAAGGAAATGAAGGCGGCATTAACTAGTCAGATAGCAGAGGAAGCTGAGATCTCTGATGTCATTGATATAGTGAAGCAACATGTTAAAGATGCTAAATTGCCCGATGTTGAGATTGTGAGAGTTTTATGGGACATTTTAATGGATGCAGTACAATGGTCTGGAAAGAACCAACAGCAGAATGCTAATTCAGCACTGCGCCAG GTAAAAACATGGGCAAAACTATTGAGTGCGTTCTGCACAAGTGGAAAGCTCGAGTTGGAGCTGATGTACAAAGTTCAGACCCAATGTTACGAGGATGCAAAACTTATGAAAATTTTCCCTGATATTGTTAGATCTCTTTATGACCAAGATGTGCTTGCTGAAGATACTGTCCTTCATTGGTTCAGCAAGGGAACAAACCCTAGGGGAag GCAAACTTTTGTGAAGGCTATGGAGCCATTTGTGAAATGGCTTGAGGAAGCTGAAGAGGAAGAGGATTAA